The Malus domestica chromosome 10, GDT2T_hap1 nucleotide sequence ttccccactagtcatacctagaatgaaaaattaatttgaattggtcacatgcgtaaaagttctaaaaacaaatatcaattcaaaacaatttcatttattcaagtatggtaattaattaaaacttaatatcgAAAAAACAaataccaacaaataatccaaacataaaggaaaattgttcaaaaatcaactAAAAGACAAGGgaggttcggccactaggttgAATTCGGCCCCATTGTGCAATTTTAGCTAACTAAAATggtttatgtctaagattctaatcttccataggggtggtatcctcttgaaagtcagaaacctccatctttgtagtctctaGTTCGTTTACTTGCacgaagtttgattcaaactttttACGACAAGAATGATATTCAACTACAACCTTCTGGGTAGCTCAgcaaacacgggaccaatggtcctttgtaCCACACGATAACACATATCTGCATCAATGGTTTCGGAtgttttgcccttattcttgaagtttggggccttgggAGTGAGGTTTGAGCGCttatgggctttgtttcctcccttagatGGGCCTTAACTCTATTGACTTTTGCGGGGTGGCTTCTGGCCGCCTTTACCATGCCTCTTTTGGCATTTTGGGTGTTGAtttgtgctataatgtgcttcaggcataaCAGTCGCCCCAGtaagtcgagcttgatgattcttcatcaacagctggttcttCTTTTGagcgagaagtaaaatagagatcaaATTTGAGAACTTGGTGAAAttttgagctctatattgttgctgtagGATAATATTAGAAGAAGataaggtcgaataggtcttttcaggagatcctcttcagtcaaagtttagTTACAAACTTGAGAAGTTATCGGATTTGacaaacttcaaaattatattcattcaacAAACTTCAGGCAAAAATATGTCATTTTGGTGAttaaaacgatcagccaaagtgacccataatgcacgtggatccttcTCAACAAGATATACAATTTTCAAATCATCATGGATATGTCTTttgatgaagatcatagcagtggctttttcaacTTCGCTAACACGGTTGTCTGTCTCTTTTTCAATGGTGGGAAACAAGTTCTTTGGAGTGAGGCGgggcttcacatcttggacccacttgaggtagttccttccagagacctccaaaACGGTGAAgttgagtttgttcaaattcgacatgttcctgtcacaaaatagatggacaagatgtggttagtgtaatggagaaaaaccaatccattcacataggagtagagcATACATGTTCTAacagacatgtattggtttaattttgcatgagaaaacttcgggttttcatgggtgatgtttttaaatGGAAACTTCAGCTTTAGaaacaaggcatgtttttaagaaacttcaggtttcaaaataattatgaacttcaggttcatatgttcctgcaggcaaacacaaatacatacacaaaaatatgaaacaagaatatatgcaaatagaacttcaaGTCTATAACTATAATTGAGTTAATTttttggacttcgggccaaatttaaagtgtgggtgaaaaatataaaacccattaGGCCTAAAATAATTAGGCAAATAAACTTGGGGCCCAAAAAAAGGCCTAAGCCAATGGGTGGCTTAATAAAATGGGTGTCGTGCATCCTAGGCCCAAGAATGGGTTGGGTTTAGTCTTGGGTCAAGCAAGCATACAAGCCCTTGCATCACAAGGTAATTAGGTTGAATGTGTaagcccaaaaaaaataaaaagaaggctCATAAAGGGCACGACTTGCCTATGATGCAATGCAGGGAGACGGTAGGAGCCTAGAGGGCTCGACTGCATTTATGGGTCAGATCATCACTAAAGCCTAACAGAAAAACTAGCGGCACAAGTAAGGCCCAACATCGATGCTGTGTGAATGGACCGAGAGGAAATCGAGGCCCGTTAGGGTTCAGGTGTGATTTCTAGGCCACGTGAACGACGCTGTGTGTGGGGATCTGCCGGATTTAGTCGATGGTGTCACTTCAGGTGAGATTTCCATGGTCGGTGCATGATTATGGTTCATTGGAGAACCAATTATTTTTCGACGGAGATGAAATCTCAAGTCGAGGGAGGGGGAACCGAAGGAATTCAATTGAATTCGAATGAAAAACCCATGAAATTCTTCTAGAATTTTGAGAAATTATTGGTGAAAACGATGGGTTTTGTCCAATTTACACGACTGCAGGTTGTGTTTCGTTGGAAAAATCGATGGGAAGGACCTGGGCTTTAGGTTGTTGGGCGGAACAAGGTTCTTCAAATGCACCGTTTTCGGTTCAGGCTTGCAGCCTGGGTTTCGATATTGGGCTTGGATTGCCAGGCTGTCACAGGATGCTGGTATGTTACTGGCTCCTTGCACGGTGCAAGGTCGGGGGTTCGAAGAACCCTAGGTTTCCCAAttgcaattgtttttttttcaattcaattcatatataattcaatttgatgcatattcaattcaataattttaatgcatgtacatattttgatgcaattcatggcaaatatcaaattcacataattcaacaattatgaatataatgcatacacaatttatgtagaatctaaaatttgaaaaatataagttgggtcatgcattatggtgaatgttcatgctatcagggctgcaaaaatataaagataaaaaccgttgttttgaaagaacttaattgcgtgatgatatagatgaactggtttgatgcagaaaatctCTTTGTCAAATTCCTAAGCGCAGTGGTAGGagcgtgttgataacgtgttgtagcctattttatctgacaaaggTAAGAGGGCCGGCGACAAGGagaagagattgagagagatgtgtttgtagaattgtaggagaatgtgtgtgttatccctcctacatagtgcctttatttatagtagtaaaaaggagagaagaaattCCTTCATCCTCAaggaatacaagttgtaatagg carries:
- the LOC139188528 gene encoding uncharacterized protein, which gives rise to MSNLNKLNFTVLEVSGRNYLKWVQDVKPRLTPKNLFPTIEKETDNRVSEVEKATAMIFIKRHIHDDLKIVYLVEKDPRALWVTLADRFNHQNDIFLPEQQYRAQNFTKFSNLISILLLAQKKNQLLMKNHQARLTGATVMPEAHYSTNQHPKCQKRHGKGGQKPPRKSQ